Proteins encoded together in one Lathyrus oleraceus cultivar Zhongwan6 chromosome 5, CAAS_Psat_ZW6_1.0, whole genome shotgun sequence window:
- the LOC127086367 gene encoding plant intracellular Ras-group-related LRR protein 6 — protein sequence MDRLLKAARASGSLNLSNRSLSEVPDEVYRNLEGVGGTDDKWWEAVELQKLILAHNSIEFLKEDIRNLGFLIVLNLSHNSLSQLPAAIGELPQLKMLDVSHNLLLSIPEEIGSVVSLVKFDCSNNQLKELPSSLGRCLDLSDLKGSNNLIASLPEDLANCSKMSKLDMEGNKLTVISENIISSWTMLTELNAAKNLLSGIPAGIGGLSRLIRLDLHQNRISSIPSSIIGCHSLAEFYLGNNNISTVPVEIGELSRLGTLDLQSNQLKEYPVEACKLSLLVLNLSNNSLSGLPPEMGKMTSLRKLLLSGNPLRSLRSSLVTGPTPALLRFLRSRLSEDSEAVTTSKKDIIAMATRLSITSKEFSMGGLGLSAIPSEVWESEEVIKLDLSKNSIQELPVELSSCVSLQTLILSKNQIKDWPGSILQSLSSLSCLKLDYNPLGQIPSNGFEVVPKLQILDLSGNTGSLLDSPAFSSLPNLQELYLRKTGLAEVPSDILGLRQLRILDLSQNSLQSVPEGLKNITSLVELDLSDNNISALPPELGLLEPSLQALRLDGNPLRSIRRPILDKGTKAVLKYLMDKLPEQ from the exons ATGGATCGGCTTCTCAAAGCTGCCAGAGCTTCCGGTTCTCTCAACCTCTCCAACCGCTCCCTCAG TGAAGTACCCGATGAGGTTTATCGGAACCTTGAAGGCGTCGGTGGAACTGATGATAAGTGGTGGGAG GCCGTGGAGCTTCAGAAACTCATTTTAGCTCACAATAGTATTGAGTTCTTAAAGGAAGATATCAGAAATTTAGGTTTTCTTATTGTGTTGAATCTTAGCCACAATAGTCTTTCTCAGCTGCCTGCCGCCATCGGAGA GCTACCTCAGTTGAAGATGTTGGATGTTTCGCATAATTTGTTGCTTAGTATCCCGGAGGAGATTGGATCAGTTGTGTCGCTTGTGAA ATTTGATTGTTCAAATAATCAGCTCAAAGAACTTCCTAGCTCACTGGGAAGATGCTTGGATTTGTCGGATTTAAAG GGATCAAACAATCTTATTGCAAGCTTGCCTGAAGATTTAGCAAATTGTTCCAAAATGTCTAAGCTAGATATGGAG GGAAACAAGCTTACAGTGATATCCGAAAATATCATTTCATCATGGACAATGCTTACTGAATTAAATGCAG CAAAAAACTTGCTTAGTGGCATACCAGCCGGCATTGGAGGACTTTCACGTTTAATCCGTCTTGATCTCCATCAGAACA GAATTTCATCAATTCCTTCTTCAATCATTGGTTGTCATTCACTTGCAGAGTTTTATTTGGG GAATAATAATATTTCTACAGTACCAGTGGAAATAGGGGAACTTTCTCGGCTCGGGACATTGGATCTGCAATCTAACCAG CTGAAAGAGTATCCTGTGGAGGCATGCAAATTGAGTCTTTTAGTCTTGAATCTTTCAAATAATTCACTGAGTGGGTTGCCTCCTGAAATGG GCAAGATGACTAGCTTGAGGAAACTTCTGCTTAGTGGGAACCCATTGCGGTCTCTTCGAAG CTCATTAGTCACTGGACCTACACCAGCGTTACTAAGATTTCTCCGAAGTAGACTTTCTGAAG ATTCTGAAGCTGTAACCACATCAAAAAAAGACATAATTGCAATGGCTACCCGGTTATCTATCACTTCAAAG GAATTTTCTATGGGAGGGCTGGGGTTGAGTGCTATTCCATCAGAAGTATGGGAATCAGAGGAGGTCATAAAACTTGATCTTTCCAAAAACTCAATCCAGGAATTGCCAGTTGAACTTTCTTCTTGTGTTTCTCTCCAG ACATTGATTTTATCAAAGAATCAAATTAAAGACTGGCCAGGTTCAATTCTTCAATCACTTTCGAGTCTGTCTTGTTTGAAGCTGGACTACAACCCCCTCGGACAG ATACCTTCAAATGGTTTTGAAGTGGTGCCTAAGCTTCAGATCCTGGATCTAAGTGGTAACACAGGTTCATTACTAGACAGTCCCGCATTTTCTAGTTTGCCAAACCTGCAAGAGCTTTACCTGAG AAAAACGGGTCTCGCTGAAGTCCCATCAGATATATTGGGATTGCGTCAACTACGGATCCTTGACTTGAGTCAGAATTCCCTTCAATCGGTTCCAGAG GGGCTAAAAAATATCACCTCTCTAGTGGAGCTTGACCTATCCGATAACAACATCTCTGCCCTTCCACCTGAGCTG GGTCTGCTAGAACCAAGTCTTCAGGCATTGAGACTTGATGGGAACCCACTTAGAAG CATTCGGAGGCCTATCTTGGATAAAGGTACTAAAGCTGTCCTGAAATATTTGATGGATAAATTGCCAGAGCAGTAG
- the LOC127086368 gene encoding uncharacterized protein LOC127086368 — MEENATPHDHEDQDEFVLLDLDSVYGLIDIPPNANYVLRGLDTLNPVLIIEDKFKLIGEYEETIGTCIAFEEKDTPVVHQETGPSEANLFSGRTLIGSSQPPTKQVKPVCQLHKVLKFKLSPDSEIQSRTMEEDN; from the exons ATGGAGGAAAATGCAACACCACACGATCATGAAGATCAAGATGAATTTGTTTTGCTTGACTTGGATAGTGTTTATGGCCTAATTGATATTCCACCAAATGCTAACTATGTTCTTAGG GGTCTTGATACTTTAAACCCAGTATTGATCATTGAAGACAAATTTAAGCTG ATTGGTGAATACGAGGAGACAATTGGAACATGTATCGCATTTGAAGAAAAAG ATACACCAGTGGTTCATCAAGAGACAGGACCATCTGAAGCAAACTTATTTTCTGGAAGAACACTAATAGGTTCAAGTCAACCTCCAACAAAGCAAGTCAAACCTGTATGTCAGCTTCATAAGGTTCTCAAGTTTAAATTATCACCCGATTCTGAAATTCAAAGTCGCACTATGGAGGAAGACAATTGA